Genomic DNA from Syntrophales bacterium:
GAGATCCGTAGTGGATTCTCCTGGCCCTGAAGCCGCATATAGATAAGCTGCTAGACATCTTGCAGATTGGTTACCTGCCAGACTTTGTCTGTACTCGGATTTTCCAATTGTGACATTAGATGCGGAGAGGTTAGCGATGACTGTTGCGCCTGCCATTGCTGCGAAACTTGAAGGGGGAATTGGGACCCAGAGATCTTCGCATATCTCTATAAAAAAGCAGAAATTCCTTATGTTCGAAACTTGGAATAGTAGATTTGCACCAAAGGGAATGTCATCTATGCCAGCGAGGCGCACCTTTTTTGATAAGGCTTCTTCGGCGGGGCAGAACTGTCTTCTTTCGTAGAACTCTCTGTAGTTTGGGAGGTAGGATTTTACAGCCACACCTAGAATTGCACCCTGGTGTATGACCGCACCACAATTGAAGAGTTTGTTTTCTACCTGAAGTGGCAAACCAACGATGATAATTATGTTCATCTTCACTGACGCCTTTTTCACGCGTTCTATACCTTCTAAGGCGGCACTTATGAGAGCTTCCTGATGGAATAGATCCTCGTTAGAGTACGCTGTTAAGCCTAATTCGGGGAATAAAACGAGTATGGCCTTATTTTTTTCCGCTTCCTCGGCGAGTTCTATGGTCTTCTCAGTGTTAAAATAAACGTCGGAAACACGAACTTCAGGAACGCAGACTGCCACTCTTATGAAGCCGTGGCTGTAAAGGTTGAAGAATGTTTCTGTCATGGTAGTTTTTTCTCCACATAAGCATAGGCGCTATGGTTGTGAATGCTCTCAAAATTCTCTGCTTCCACGCTGTACCACGTGAAATTTTCTATTTCGTTGAGCCGAAGGGCTACGTTTCGTACCACGTCTTCTACAAACATAGGGTTGGCGTAACTTTTTTCTGTGATGTATTTTTCGTCTGGACGTTTCAGAAGTGTATAAACTTCACCGCTTGCAGACTCTTCGACGATCTTTATCAGGTCCTCGATCCAGAAAAATTTTCTGAAACGTACCTTCACGGTCACCATACTCCGTTGGTTGTGGGCTCCTACTTTACTTATCTCCTTGGAACAGGGACACACGGTTGTTACGGGAACCGTTACTCCTACGATAAAATCCAGAGAATTTCCGTTGATTTCCCCACTGAAAGAACACTGGTACTCCATTAGACTCCTCGCACCAGAGATCGGCGCACTCTTTTCGACAAAATATGGAAATGTAATTTCCATGAAGGAAGACTCTGCGTGCAGTTTTTCTTTGATTTTTGTGAGAATTAAGTGAAAAGTTTTCAGGTTTATCTGTCCTCGGAATTCGTTTAGTACTTCTACAAAACGGCTCATGTGGGTTCCTTTGAAGTGGTGGGGTAGATTCACATACATGTTTATAGTAGCGTTCACATATTGCGTGCCCGCTTTTTTATCGAGGACAAGTATGGGATACTTGATACCTTTTACTCCCACTTTTGTAATATCAATGCGGCGATGGTCCTTCTGATTCTGTATGTCCATCATGGCTCTTTGTAAGTTGCTCTGGCGTTATCCGATTCCCAGACGGTTACCTCCTTGAGTTTCACACCTGGTATTTTGATGCGTGAAAGTAACTCTTTGTATATGTAGGCAGCGATGTTTTCTGCTGAGGGGTTTATCCCTCTGAAAGCGGAGGTTTCGTTGAGATAAGAGTGATCCAGTGTCTCCAGTATTTCGGATACCCATCTTTTTAAATCCCGAAAATCAACCAGAATTCCTTTTTCATCTAATGCGGGTCCAGATACAGTTATTTCCACATGGTAGTTATGTCCATGGAGGTTTTCACACCTACCACCCATTTCCAGGCTGTGTGCGGCGGAGAAACATTCTCGGATGGAAATTTCGTACATATCACGTCTTCTCCCAATTTTTTTAAGTCTAATTAAAGATGACAAATATTGCAATCCTTTTGAAAAATCGATTTAAAATAACCAGTTTGTCTGCTTATGGTAAAAAAAATTTGAATGAAGCGGTTTAATGTGGTATTTGATTAGCGCAAAAAAGGGGGTGATGCGGGGAATTTGACCTATAAGAAGTGTGTGTCTTTGCTAAAAAAAATGAAGGAGGTTGAATATGAAGGTGTTCAGAAGAAAAAGAGGTGAGAAGGGTTTCACTCTTATTGAGTTGATGATAGTCATTGCGATTATTGGAATACTTGCTGCAATCGCCATTCCGCAGTTCATGGCGTACAGAACAAGGGGTTACGAGGCGGCTGCTCGGGCGGATGTGAAGAATGCTTTCACAGCTGCACAGGCATTTTTCTCTGATAACCCGGGTGGTACCGCTACTCTTGATGCTCTTAAGAGTTATGGCTTCAATACAACGGCAAATGTAGTTACGACTGTGGTTAATGGGACGCAAGCTGCCTTACAAATTACTGCCTCTCACACTGGTGGAGGTCGTGCCTTTACGGTGGATAGTACAGGGGCAATTACACCATAAAGAAATGGTTTTTGTTAAGAGGAGTAAAGGGGTGAATACATCACCCCTTTATTTTGTTTCTAATGTGGGTAGTGAAATTAGAAGAGCTATAATTTGTTCGTTATTATTATCTTTCGCGGTTCTTTGCATTTATTTTCAGGTTCAAGATTTCAAGTTCGTATATTACGATGATGATGTTTACACAACGGGTAAACTCCATATTATGAAGGGTGTTACCTGGGAAGGTGTAAGATGGGCTATAACCGCGACAGAGGCGGGATTTTGGCATCCTTTAACGTGGTTGTCCCTGATGCTGGATATGGAACTTTTCGGATTAAACACGGGGGCCTTCCACTGGACGAATGTGGTGATTCACCTTGCTTCTAGTATCATCTTTTTCTTATTTCTAAAGGCCGCAACGGATGATGTAAAGAAAAGCTTCCTCGTAGCCATTCTCTTTGCCGTTCACCCACTTCATGTGGAGTCCGTTGCCTGGGTTGCCCAAAGGAAGGATGTGCTTTCGACGCTTTTTGGTTTTGCTAGCCTCCTTGCATATGTACGTTACGCGAGGTTGTTACATTGGGGATGGTATATAGGAACTTTTCTGTTCTTCATTTTGGCGTTAATGGCGAAACCGATGGTGGTCACCTTCCCGGTAGTAATGCTGCTTTTAGATCTATGGCCCCTCAGACGTTTTCCAGAAACGCCGATTAAACGACTATTTTTTGAAAAGATCCCCTTTTTTGTTGCATCGTTTGCTGCCTCTTTGCTTGTGATATATACGGAGAAGAAAGTTGGGGCCATTACGCCTCTGGAAGACTTGGGTTTGCTGAAACGTATAGCAAATGCTTTGGTATCTTATGTGAAGTACGTCGTACTCACCATTTTCCCTAATAACCTTACCTTTCATTACCCTTACCCAGACTACATCCCTGCATGGCAGGTTGTAGGAGCTTTGTTTTTCTTGTTGGGTGTTACGATTTTTGTTTTATCTTGCCGGGAGAAGTATCCATATCTCGCTGTGGGTTGGTTTTGGTATTTAATAACTCTGTTTCCTGTGTGTGGGATTATTCAAATAGGACCCCATGCAATTGCGGATCGTTACAGTTACGTGACAATAAATGGTTTATTCCTTATGTGTGTATGGGGGATAGAGGACTGTGCAAGAACAAAACTTAAGCAAATGATAATAAATGGTTTTTGGGTTGCTGTTATCGTTGCTTTTTCAATAGCCGCGTGGTTTCAAACGGGATACTGGCGCAATACTGAAACACTTATGGAGAGGGCTTTGAGGGTGACTGATCGCAACTTTATAGCGATGAACAATTTGGGGGCTTATTATATTGATAGCGGTAATCCTTTTAGCGCTTTACCCGTTCTCTGTGAGGCGCTGAAGATTAAACCCCAGTTGGGTATAATACATTTCAATTTGGGCAGGGCTAACTATTATGCGGGGAATTTTGATGGCGCCCTTGAATCTTTTCATAAAGCTTTTGATCTTTCCTATAGAAGAGATGAAAGTCTATGGTGGATCGCCAGGGTATACGGTAAATTGGGTGAGTGGAAGAAAGCGTCGGAGATTTACGAGAGAGTACTTGCTTATAAGATAGATGATTGTTCGCTTCGCTTTGAGTATGCTTGGGCGTTGAAAGAAAGCAAGGAAGTAGAAGGTGCTAAGAAGGAACTTTTTTTTATTTTAAAAAGAGAACCACATAACGTTCAAGCAGCAATTTCACTCATAGATATCTTTATGGATGAGGAAGATTTTGACAGGGGCATCAGTTTGGGGGAAGAAATGATAGGAGAGGGATACGTTGATGAGCAGTTATTCAGGAAACTATCTCAGGTATGTGCAAGAAAGGGATTTTACGGCATGAGTGTATGGTATGCATCGATGGCTGAGAAAATGGCAGAGATGGGATCTCCTGAGAAGCTCAGTTCGCGCCACTAGACTTCGCAGAGAACTCTGGGTGAAAGTGTAATGATTTCATTCTCATGATTTTTGACGAGAATCATATCTTCAAGTTTTACTGCCCCGACACTTTCATCCATCATGTGTAAATCCAGTGCGATGACTGCACCCTCTCCAATTTCAGAATGGTCATGCTCAGCAAGAATGGGAGGTTCGTTTAACTCTAGTCCTACCCCATGTCCTACGAGGTGCGCTTTTTTCCCTCCTTCAAGGGACTGAAATTCTTTTTCTTTACCCACCTGGGCGGCCTTTTGTACTGCGAGTCTGTATACCGCATTCGCTTTTATACCTGGTTTTATATTGTCTATGAGATAATCTGCAATCTCTCTCAATGCATTAAAGAGCTCGTGGATTTTGGTTTTTGCTTTTCCAAGGACGTAGGTTCTTGCTTGGTCCGCATGATAACCCTCAACCAGAGTTGGAATGTCCACAATAACCACATCACCTTTTGATACTTTTCTTTTTGATGGTCCTGCGGGAACAGCGGGGCTAAGTCCAACACCTGAAATCGTCTGCACAACACCACTTGTACGAAAGAGGTTTTCACCCGAGGCAAGTGGTCCCCTGCTCATGAAAAAGTCTGGTTGTCTGATAAAAAATATTCCTTCATGCCCAGCAAGGCGGTGAGCGTATTCGATAGCCGCAGCCAGCTCCAGTTCTGTAATACCC
This window encodes:
- the folE2 gene encoding GTP cyclohydrolase FolE2 — translated: MMDIQNQKDHRRIDITKVGVKGIKYPILVLDKKAGTQYVNATINMYVNLPHHFKGTHMSRFVEVLNEFRGQINLKTFHLILTKIKEKLHAESSFMEITFPYFVEKSAPISGARSLMEYQCSFSGEINGNSLDFIVGVTVPVTTVCPCSKEISKVGAHNQRSMVTVKVRFRKFFWIEDLIKIVEESASGEVYTLLKRPDEKYITEKSYANPMFVEDVVRNVALRLNEIENFTWYSVEAENFESIHNHSAYAYVEKKLP
- a CDS encoding tetratricopeptide repeat protein is translated as MNTSPLYFVSNVGSEIRRAIICSLLLSFAVLCIYFQVQDFKFVYYDDDVYTTGKLHIMKGVTWEGVRWAITATEAGFWHPLTWLSLMLDMELFGLNTGAFHWTNVVIHLASSIIFFLFLKAATDDVKKSFLVAILFAVHPLHVESVAWVAQRKDVLSTLFGFASLLAYVRYARLLHWGWYIGTFLFFILALMAKPMVVTFPVVMLLLDLWPLRRFPETPIKRLFFEKIPFFVASFAASLLVIYTEKKVGAITPLEDLGLLKRIANALVSYVKYVVLTIFPNNLTFHYPYPDYIPAWQVVGALFFLLGVTIFVLSCREKYPYLAVGWFWYLITLFPVCGIIQIGPHAIADRYSYVTINGLFLMCVWGIEDCARTKLKQMIINGFWVAVIVAFSIAAWFQTGYWRNTETLMERALRVTDRNFIAMNNLGAYYIDSGNPFSALPVLCEALKIKPQLGIIHFNLGRANYYAGNFDGALESFHKAFDLSYRRDESLWWIARVYGKLGEWKKASEIYERVLAYKIDDCSLRFEYAWALKESKEVEGAKKELFFILKREPHNVQAAISLIDIFMDEEDFDRGISLGEEMIGEGYVDEQLFRKLSQVCARKGFYGMSVWYASMAEKMAEMGSPEKLSSRH
- a CDS encoding Xaa-Pro peptidase family protein; the encoded protein is MEKRERIKKFQRALEDNGIEFAIVGYSRNVFYLTGTSQPSWLLVTPNEYALYVRHGLPFAKEEVFIPLDKVREEKKLKFLLSMIQSKRLTEKTSLGLEMDIITAKDWLTIKNTIPNVNCVNISPLIMDQRKKKDVQEIEAIKRACIAVNAGHGAILNTLKEGITELELAAAIEYAHRLAGHEGIFFIRQPDFFMSRGPLASGENLFRTSGVVQTISGVGLSPAVPAGPSKRKVSKGDVVIVDIPTLVEGYHADQARTYVLGKAKTKIHELFNALREIADYLIDNIKPGIKANAVYRLAVQKAAQVGKEKEFQSLEGGKKAHLVGHGVGLELNEPPILAEHDHSEIGEGAVIALDLHMMDESVGAVKLEDMILVKNHENEIITLSPRVLCEV
- the queD gene encoding 6-carboxytetrahydropterin synthase QueD, yielding MYEISIRECFSAAHSLEMGGRCENLHGHNYHVEITVSGPALDEKGILVDFRDLKRWVSEILETLDHSYLNETSAFRGINPSAENIAAYIYKELLSRIKIPGVKLKEVTVWESDNARATYKEP